One genomic segment of Helianthus annuus cultivar XRQ/B chromosome 14, HanXRQr2.0-SUNRISE, whole genome shotgun sequence includes these proteins:
- the LOC110872812 gene encoding GDSL esterase/lipase At5g03810, which yields MGYFRCPLLLILLLLCLANIITGVPLVPALCIFGDSVTDVGNNNYVTTLLRANFFPYGRDFVTHKPTGRFCNGKLAADYTAEYLGFDTYPPPYLSPANDTLLLTGANFASAGSGFYDTTSHLYQAITLSEQVSYYREWQNQVVRIAGNERANTIFSGGIHILSAGSSDFLLNYYINPLLNALYTPSQFSDMLLRSYSIFIQDLYGLGVRRIGVTTLPPIGCLPAAITLFGFGSSNCILRLNRDAMMFNNKLNTTSQKLIARYPDLKHVVFDIYQPLLDMIQQPSDNGFLESKRGCCGTGTIETSLLCNAMSIGTCSNATGYVFWDGFHPSEAANQIMSQNLLRQGINLIS from the exons ATGGGTTATTTTAGGTGTCCACTACTCTTAATCTTATTGTTGTTATGTTTGGCGAACATCATAACCGGTGTTCCTCTTGTGCCGGCGCTATGCATCTTCGGGGACTCTGTAACGGACGTCGGCAACAACAATTACGTCACCACTTTGCTCAGAGCAAACTTTTTTCCTTACGGAAGAGATTTTGTAACTCACAAACCTACCGGCAGGTTTTGCAATGGAAAATTAGCAGCAGATTACACAG CTGAGTACCTAGGATTTGATACATACCCGCCGCCTTACTTGAGTCCGGCCAACGACACACTTCTCCTAACGGGTGCCAATTTTGCCTCTGCGGGGTCGGGTTTTTATGACACTACGTCACACTTATAT CAAGCGATTACGTTATCAGAGCAGGTTTCATACTACCGGGAGTGGCAAAACCAAGTGGTGAGGATTGCGGGAAACGAGAGAGCAAATACCATATTTTCTGGCGGAATTCATATACTAAGTGCAGGAAGCAGTGATTTCCTCCTGAATTACTACATCAACCCTTTGTTGAATGCATTATATACCCCTTCACAGTTTTCGGATATGCTTTTGAGATCCTACTCCATCTTCATACAG GATCTCTACGGCTTAGGAGTAAGAAGGATCGGAGTTACAACACTACCACCAATTGGATGTTTGCCGGCAGCCATCACGTTATTTGGTTTTGGAAGTAGTAACTGCATTTTGAGACTAAACCGTGACGCCATGATGTTTAACAATAAACTAAACACTACGTCTCAAAAACTAATAGCAAGATATCCGGACCTCAAACATGTGGTGTTTGACATCTACCAACCTCTTCTTGATATGATCCAACAACCTAGTGATAATG GTTTTCTTGAGTCAAAAAGAGGTTGTTGTGGAACTGGTACAATTGAGACTTCTTTGTTATGCAATGCTATGTCGATAGGTACATGCTCAAATGCAACTGGCTATGTGTTTTGGGATGGATTTCATCCATCTGAAGCTGCAAACCAGATCATGTCACAAAATCTGCTAAGGCAAGGAATAAATTTAATTTCATAG
- the LOC110872821 gene encoding uncharacterized protein LOC110872821 isoform X1, which produces MHFWFSIWTLHCPKVLETAWSTIKQKHHQVHLIRLILSLSEMATMIIFFPIQLQGFVMIQMQKWKYTAAFANKEVVFFVIHTSSKSGLRVQATDEAHAKFRYTSQSYCGITSFMLLNELLDPHKGYLMHDTCIFKDNGIVKETRYVGPQNQGIMIMNSLLQTLYYIPYFKKVMYQVDAR; this is translated from the exons ATGCACTTTTGGTTCTCAATTTGGACACTTCATTGTCCAAAGGTGCTAGAAACAGCTTGGTCAACGATTAAACAAAAGCATCACCAGGTACACTTGATAAGATTGATACTGTCACTTTCTGAAATGGCAACGATGATAATTTTCTTCCCTATTCAGCTGCAAGGCTTTGTGATGATCCAAATGCAAAAATGGAAGTACACTGCTGCTTTTGCTAACAAAGAAGTGGTCTTTTTTGTG ATACACACCTCCAGTAAGTCTGGATTGCGAGTTCAGGCGACGGACGAAGCACATGCGAAGTTCAG ATACACATCACAAAGTTATTGCGGTATTACCTCGTTTATGCTACTTAATGAGCTCCTTGACCCTCACAAAGGTTATCTTATGCATGATACATGTATATTTAAAGATAATGGTATAGTAAAGGAAACCCGTTATGTTGGTCCTCAAAATCAAGGCATTATGATTATGAATTCTCTCCTACAAACTTTGTACTATATACCTTACTTTAAAAAG GTTATGTATCAGGTTGATGCTCGGTAG
- the LOC110872821 gene encoding uncharacterized protein LOC110872821 isoform X2, translating into MHFWFSIWTLHCPKVLETAWSTIKQKHHQLQGFVMIQMQKWKYTAAFANKEVVFFVIHTSSKSGLRVQATDEAHAKFRYTSQSYCGITSFMLLNELLDPHKGYLMHDTCIFKDNGIVKETRYVGPQNQGIMIMNSLLQTLYYIPYFKKVMYQVDAR; encoded by the exons ATGCACTTTTGGTTCTCAATTTGGACACTTCATTGTCCAAAGGTGCTAGAAACAGCTTGGTCAACGATTAAACAAAAGCATCACCAG CTGCAAGGCTTTGTGATGATCCAAATGCAAAAATGGAAGTACACTGCTGCTTTTGCTAACAAAGAAGTGGTCTTTTTTGTG ATACACACCTCCAGTAAGTCTGGATTGCGAGTTCAGGCGACGGACGAAGCACATGCGAAGTTCAG ATACACATCACAAAGTTATTGCGGTATTACCTCGTTTATGCTACTTAATGAGCTCCTTGACCCTCACAAAGGTTATCTTATGCATGATACATGTATATTTAAAGATAATGGTATAGTAAAGGAAACCCGTTATGTTGGTCCTCAAAATCAAGGCATTATGATTATGAATTCTCTCCTACAAACTTTGTACTATATACCTTACTTTAAAAAG GTTATGTATCAGGTTGATGCTCGGTAG